Proteins from one bacterium genomic window:
- a CDS encoding DUF4040 domain-containing protein: MPNLLLIAIVMPWLFAALLAILPRGLDRWARRVALLGSLLTAGTLTLAWRFLPPASSLIAVATFEWLPFGGGRVSVAYDGLSFLFLLLTAWIAAVVVLFSGAYMPHAQHAEHSDRSEASYYALLSAFTGCMFGLLLAGHLLPFYVFWELTSLVSFLLIGFWHHKPSAREGAMRSLVMTGTGSLLMLVGLVGLGLGAGAWSFGELLAPGGVGAAIPGLAVWGALIVAGALAKSAQVPFSSWLPGAMAAPTPVSAYLHSAALIASGVYLLARFFPLLSGTVTWQWLLVASGFIGGLMGGLIALRQEELKAMLAYSTISQYAFIILAFGLGTATGAQSGLYAFFIHAFIKAGLFLLSGAVMYLTGERHFEALGGLARRQPVLAVLAVVLALSLGGVPIFGGFFYKEELLHAALETDAWLLLGALLTGGGLTFLYMMRFFTEIFRGDLPAPLHVERLPTRMTVAIALLTGVSLAAGLFPNWMNQALLDPAIASVLGHPAPYAIEMHFSGLLLLSLVVLACVAAIWAVWRRGVLPEELLCALPSRFTFGGDRLLAWYGAASEALLDLHDGNLRRYLRIELFAAAVLTFGCWWGLAWVWPPSPTRFDLALTLMLAVVVLAAGATIWLRFHVLAVIALTISGYALAAVFALMHAPDVALAQVLVETLATFSIVVALSQSRQINPQETQILTAGRRDWGRWGLSIGLGAFMGWLTYWVGGHAPRVSMGERYAAEAHALTGMWDLVTAILTDFRALDTAIEILVFASAALAVMALFRRREVAHE, from the coding sequence ATGCCGAACCTGTTGCTCATCGCCATCGTCATGCCGTGGCTGTTCGCGGCGCTACTGGCGATCCTGCCTCGGGGCTTGGACCGCTGGGCTCGCCGTGTGGCCCTTCTAGGCAGCCTGCTGACGGCGGGAACCTTGACGCTCGCCTGGCGCTTCTTGCCGCCTGCATCCTCGCTCATCGCCGTCGCGACCTTCGAATGGCTGCCCTTCGGGGGCGGGCGCGTCTCGGTGGCGTACGACGGCCTCTCCTTTCTCTTTCTGCTCTTGACGGCCTGGATCGCCGCGGTGGTGGTCCTGTTCTCGGGGGCTTACATGCCTCACGCCCAGCACGCCGAGCATAGCGATCGCAGCGAGGCCAGTTACTACGCGCTGCTGAGCGCCTTCACGGGCTGCATGTTCGGCTTGCTGCTCGCAGGGCATTTGCTGCCCTTCTACGTCTTCTGGGAGCTGACGAGCCTCGTTTCGTTCCTGCTCATCGGCTTTTGGCACCACAAGCCGAGCGCGCGCGAAGGGGCCATGCGCAGCCTGGTGATGACCGGCACGGGCAGCCTCTTGATGCTGGTGGGTCTGGTCGGGCTCGGTTTGGGCGCGGGGGCCTGGAGCTTCGGTGAGTTGCTCGCCCCGGGCGGGGTGGGGGCGGCGATCCCGGGGCTTGCCGTTTGGGGGGCGCTCATTGTGGCGGGGGCGCTCGCCAAGAGCGCTCAGGTTCCTTTCTCGAGCTGGTTGCCGGGGGCCATGGCGGCGCCGACGCCGGTCAGCGCTTACCTGCACTCGGCCGCGCTCATCGCGTCGGGGGTCTATCTCTTGGCGCGCTTTTTCCCGCTCTTGAGCGGGACCGTCACCTGGCAGTGGCTGCTCGTCGCTTCGGGCTTTATCGGGGGCCTGATGGGGGGCCTCATCGCCCTGAGGCAAGAGGAGCTCAAGGCCATGCTGGCCTACTCCACCATCAGTCAGTACGCCTTCATCATCTTGGCCTTCGGGCTCGGCACCGCGACCGGGGCTCAATCCGGCCTCTACGCCTTCTTCATCCACGCCTTCATCAAGGCGGGGCTGTTCCTGCTCAGCGGCGCGGTGATGTACCTGACCGGCGAACGCCACTTCGAGGCCCTGGGCGGCCTTGCTCGACGCCAACCCGTCCTCGCCGTGCTGGCCGTCGTGCTCGCCCTCTCGCTGGGAGGCGTGCCCATCTTCGGCGGTTTCTTCTACAAGGAGGAGCTGCTCCACGCGGCGCTCGAGACCGATGCCTGGCTCTTGCTCGGGGCCTTGCTCACGGGCGGGGGGCTCACCTTTCTCTACATGATGCGCTTCTTTACCGAGATCTTCCGTGGGGATCTGCCCGCGCCCCTTCACGTGGAGCGCCTTCCCACGCGCATGACGGTGGCGATCGCCTTGCTCACGGGGGTCTCGCTCGCGGCGGGCCTCTTCCCCAACTGGATGAATCAGGCCCTGCTGGATCCGGCGATCGCGAGCGTCCTGGGCCACCCGGCTCCCTACGCCATCGAGATGCATTTCAGCGGCTTGCTGCTGCTTAGTTTGGTGGTCTTGGCTTGCGTGGCGGCCATCTGGGCCGTCTGGCGGCGCGGGGTGCTGCCCGAGGAGTTGCTCTGCGCCCTGCCTTCGCGCTTCACCTTCGGCGGAGACCGCTTGCTTGCGTGGTACGGGGCTGCCTCCGAGGCGTTACTCGACCTGCACGACGGCAACCTGAGACGTTACCTGCGAATTGAGCTCTTCGCGGCGGCGGTCCTGACTTTTGGCTGCTGGTGGGGCCTCGCCTGGGTCTGGCCCCCGTCGCCGACGCGCTTCGATCTCGCCCTCACCTTGATGCTGGCGGTCGTGGTGCTCGCAGCGGGCGCGACCATCTGGCTACGGTTCCACGTGCTCGCCGTCATCGCCTTGACCATCTCGGGCTACGCGCTCGCGGCGGTGTTCGCCCTCATGCACGCGCCCGACGTGGCCCTCGCGCAGGTGCTGGTCGAGACGCTCGCCACTTTCTCGATCGTGGTGGCCCTGAGCCAGAGCCGCCAGATCAACCCGCAGGAGACCCAGATCCTGACGGCCGGCCGTCGTGACTGGGGGCGCTGGGGCCTCTCCATCGGCTTGGGGGCCTTCATGGGCTGGCTCACCTACTGGGTCGGCGGCCATGCGCCTCGCGTATCGATGGGCGAGCGCTATGCGGCCGAAGCCCACGCCTTGACCGGCATGTGGGACCTGGTGACGGCGATTCTGACGGATTTTCGCGCACTCGACACGGCGATCGAGATCCTGGTCTTCGCCTCGGCGGCGCTCGCGGTGATGGCCCTCTTCCGCCGGCGAGAGGTGGCCCATGAATAA
- a CDS encoding NADH-quinone oxidoreductase subunit K, with amino-acid sequence MTVVYAVAVGLLFAIGCYQLLGRDLLRIAFGIYLAFNGANLLIMALGTVPTGAAPFAQLRPPYVDPLVQSMVLTAIVIGFGLATFLLILAARLGEARSTLDAEVMRRWRR; translated from the coding sequence ATGACGGTCGTCTACGCGGTGGCTGTGGGCCTGCTGTTCGCCATCGGCTGTTATCAGCTGCTCGGGCGGGATCTGCTGCGCATCGCCTTCGGGATCTACCTCGCTTTCAACGGGGCCAACTTGCTCATCATGGCCCTCGGCACCGTGCCGACGGGGGCTGCCCCGTTCGCGCAGCTTCGCCCGCCGTACGTCGATCCCTTGGTCCAGTCTATGGTGCTCACGGCGATCGTTATCGGCTTCGGGCTCGCCACCTTCTTGCTGATCCTGGCCGCGCGCCTGGGCGAGGCGCGATCGACCTTGGACGCCGAAGTCATGCGGCGGTGGCGACGATGA
- a CDS encoding Na+/H+ antiporter subunit E, whose protein sequence is MNVAFWLFAIVALLVWFTLTGRAGVPEWCLGVPVVLSAWGILQRLVEAPLRLTPGRSPTWLRGVVGYLVGFVLPEIPRATFRVFVKVLQARQDVHSVILAVRIPEASRAALILLAYGISLTPGQLIVDIDADAHVLYVHVLEAADPEAERQEILALYERYLKEVV, encoded by the coding sequence ATGAACGTCGCCTTCTGGCTGTTTGCGATCGTGGCCTTGCTGGTCTGGTTCACCCTCACCGGGCGCGCCGGCGTGCCGGAATGGTGCCTCGGCGTGCCGGTCGTGCTGAGCGCCTGGGGGATCCTACAGCGCCTGGTGGAGGCGCCCTTGCGGCTGACTCCGGGACGTTCGCCCACCTGGCTTCGGGGCGTGGTCGGCTACCTGGTGGGCTTCGTGCTGCCCGAGATCCCGCGCGCCACCTTTCGGGTGTTCGTCAAGGTCCTTCAAGCGCGGCAAGACGTCCATTCCGTGATCCTGGCGGTTCGGATTCCCGAGGCGTCACGCGCGGCCCTCATCCTGCTCGCTTATGGGATCTCTTTGACGCCCGGGCAGTTGATCGTGGACATCGACGCCGACGCGCACGTGCTCTACGTCCACGTCCTGGAAGCCGCCGATCCCGAAGCGGAACGCCAGGAGATCCTCGCGCTCTACGAGCGCTACCTCAAGGAGGTCGTGTGA
- a CDS encoding monovalent cation/H(+) antiporter subunit G yields MTAVIGLCALLLGIAITAAGVVGIYRFPDVYARLNALAKVTTMGAVLVHLSSGALLPPGHGGKGVLTALVLLLTTPAVTQAIAYLSHRQGLPNCLERDELADERASSEP; encoded by the coding sequence ATGACGGCCGTGATAGGCTTGTGCGCCCTCTTGCTCGGGATCGCCATCACGGCGGCGGGGGTGGTCGGTATCTATCGCTTTCCCGACGTGTACGCGCGCCTCAACGCCCTGGCCAAGGTGACGACGATGGGAGCGGTCCTGGTCCATCTCTCCTCGGGGGCCCTGCTGCCGCCTGGGCACGGGGGCAAGGGCGTCCTGACGGCACTCGTGTTGCTGTTGACCACCCCGGCGGTGACGCAGGCGATCGCCTATCTCTCTCATCGCCAAGGCCTGCCCAACTGCCTGGAGCGCGACGAGCTCGCCGATGAAAGAGCGAGCAGCGAGCCGTGA
- the tpx gene encoding thiol peroxidase has protein sequence MATITLKGNPIHTAGNLPSVGATAPDFKLTKTDLSDVSLKDFAGKRIILNIFPSVDTGVCAASVRSFNASAEKLDNTVVLCVSNDLPFAHARFCGAEGLTNVVSLSGFRHQEFAERYGLTIQDGPLAGLLSRAVVVIDPQGKIVYEEQVPEIAQEPNYEAALKALA, from the coding sequence ATGGCCACCATCACCCTCAAGGGCAACCCCATCCACACGGCCGGCAATCTCCCGTCGGTCGGCGCGACGGCGCCCGACTTCAAGCTGACCAAGACCGACCTCAGCGACGTCTCGCTCAAGGACTTCGCGGGCAAGCGCATCATCCTCAACATCTTCCCGAGCGTCGACACGGGCGTCTGCGCAGCATCCGTCCGTAGCTTCAACGCCTCGGCCGAGAAGCTCGACAACACCGTGGTGCTCTGCGTCTCGAACGATCTGCCTTTCGCCCATGCGCGATTCTGCGGTGCCGAGGGCCTCACGAACGTGGTTTCCCTCTCCGGCTTCCGCCACCAAGAGTTCGCCGAGCGCTACGGCCTGACCATCCAGGACGGTCCCCTCGCCGGGCTCCTGTCCCGGGCGGTCGTCGTGATCGACCCCCAGGGCAAGATCGTCTACGAGGAGCAGGTCCCCGAGATCGCCCAGGAGCCGAACTACGAAGCGGCTCTCAAGGCCCTGGCCTAA
- a CDS encoding YdeI/OmpD-associated family protein: protein MTVETLKDLPILPFESPDAWRAWLAEHHTHAPGVWVRLYKKGSGYPSITYAEALNEALCYGWIDSTKNKYDAESFLQRFSPRKARSPWSKVNREHVARLIEAGKMQPAGQQAIEEAKRNGQWDAAYDSPSQAQVPEDFLALLDQHPEAKAFFEGLNKTNRYALYYRIQAAKKPETRARRLAWALDLMLKQEKLY, encoded by the coding sequence ATGACCGTTGAAACCCTCAAGGACCTGCCTATCCTCCCCTTCGAATCCCCCGATGCCTGGCGCGCCTGGCTCGCCGAGCACCACACCCACGCCCCGGGCGTCTGGGTGCGCCTCTACAAGAAGGGAAGCGGATATCCGAGCATCACGTACGCCGAGGCCCTCAACGAGGCCCTTTGCTACGGCTGGATCGACAGCACCAAGAACAAGTACGACGCCGAGAGCTTCTTGCAGCGCTTCTCGCCACGAAAGGCGCGATCGCCCTGGTCCAAGGTCAACCGCGAGCACGTCGCGCGCCTGATCGAGGCCGGCAAGATGCAGCCCGCCGGCCAGCAAGCCATCGAAGAGGCCAAGCGCAACGGCCAGTGGGATGCCGCCTACGACTCACCGAGCCAGGCGCAGGTCCCGGAAGACTTCTTGGCCCTGCTCGATCAGCATCCCGAGGCCAAGGCCTTCTTCGAGGGCCTCAACAAGACCAACCGCTACGCCCTCTACTACCGCATCCAGGCCGCCAAGAAGCCTGAAACGCGGGCCCGTCGCCTCGCGTGGGCCCTCGACTTGATGTTGAAGCAGGAAAAGCTGTATTAA
- a CDS encoding SRPBCC family protein, producing the protein MPALESRTITLWIDRPSDLVYAFASSPENLVKWASGLGDTIRQAGDEWTVQGPSGLVTLHFAPPNAYGVLDHRVLLPSGDVVEVPMRVIPNGTGSEIQFTLFRQPDMSQERFEDDARWVERDLHNLKRILEA; encoded by the coding sequence TTGCCCGCCCTCGAATCCCGCACGATCACCCTCTGGATCGACCGCCCGTCGGACCTCGTCTATGCCTTCGCCTCGTCCCCCGAGAACCTGGTCAAGTGGGCCTCAGGCCTGGGCGATACAATCCGGCAAGCCGGCGATGAGTGGACGGTACAAGGGCCATCGGGCCTCGTCACGCTGCACTTCGCGCCGCCGAACGCGTATGGCGTCCTGGATCACCGGGTCCTGCTGCCGAGCGGAGACGTCGTGGAGGTGCCCATGCGCGTGATTCCGAACGGCACGGGCAGCGAGATCCAATTCACGCTCTTCCGCCAACCCGACATGTCGCAAGAACGCTTTGAAGACGACGCACGCTGGGTCGAACGCGACCTGCACAACCTGAAGCGAATCCTGGAAGCCTGA